Within the Echinicola sp. 20G genome, the region TTTTTCCAAATAAAAGAGGGTGAAATTGGTATGGTACGCAATTGGTGTTAGTGGATGTACAACTGAAATCAAAAACAATAACATTCAAAAAAAATAAACAAACACCGTCATGAAAGCATTATTAACATCAATTTTTGTATTTGGAATGATATTCCTAGCAAAAGCTTCAGAACCAGAAACACCAGCGAAAGAAAGTCTTATGGCCGTAACCATGGTCGAGGCAACCAATGAAAAAGTAAACATCACTTTTAAGGTACCAGTAGGCAAAGTAATAGTCTCCATTTTAGATGAGGACAATAAGCTCCTAGCGCGAAATAAATACAATGCGAAGACCCCTATGAAGATTCCTTACAATCTTTCAGAATTACCAGAAGGGGATTACTCTATCAAAATCAAAACTAAGGACGAAGTAGCCATTTATAACGTAGAAACTGAGGAGAAAAAAGTGGTTTTTGAAATGCCGATTGTGGCCTTCGGTAAAGCTTCGGATAATCACACCATTAACCTGACTGTTATTGGTATTGAGCAGGCTGGTACTCAAGTAGATATTTTCGATGAGAGCAACAATAAAATTGCCAGTGATCATGTGAAAGTTGAGAAAGGCTTTGAAAGAGATTATAAAATTACCAACAGAAATGTGGAAGGTTTATATGTACGGATCAAGGATGCCCAAGGGAGAAAGAAATACATTTATTTCTAATCCCAAATTAGCATAGGTTTGGGCATGAGGCTGTCAGTATCAGGGGCAGCCTCTTTTTTTGTTTTAATATTCCAGTAAGCGTTGAAGTTTTTCTTTGAAGCGATTTTTGGGAAGGAAGTTCTCTTCCAAGTTTGAACTGAAAGGTATTGGGGTGTCCAAACTGGCTTCCCTCATCACTGGTGCATCCAGTGACTCAAAACAGTGTTCACCTATCCAAGCTGCGATTTCTCCGCCAATTCCTCCAGTAAGGCAATCTTCATGTAGGATAATTACCTTGCCCGTTTTTTCAACAGTTTTCCTTACCGCCTCTTTGTCCCAAGGCAGCAAGGTTCTTAGGTCCAGTAAATCTCCATTGACATCCATTTCCTCCATTGCAGCCTTGGCCCAATGTACCCCCATGCCATAGGTAATGATGCTTACATCCTTCCCTTCCCTGACCCAGTTTGCTTTTCCAATTTCCAAGGTGTAATAATTATCAGGAACCTGCTCGCTGATGGCCCTGTAAAGTGCTTTGTGTTCAAAGAATAAATAGGGATTGGGGTCTTCAAGGGCTGTGGCAAGCAGTCCTTTGGCCTCAAAAGGAGAAGATGGATAGACAATTTTTAAACCAGGAGTGTGAAAAAACCAAGCTTCATTGGATTGGGAGTGAAATGGACCAGCTCCAACGCCTGCGCCAGTGGGCATGCGAATGACCACATCTGCATGTTGCCCCCATCGGTAATGGATTTTGGCTAGATTGTTTACGATTTGATTAAAACCACAACTGACAAAATCGGCGAACTGCATTTCCACCATGGCTTTATGCCCATTGATGGAAAGCCCCAGGGCCGTCCCGATGATAGCACTTTCGCAAAGTGGGGTATTCCTGACTCTTTCTTTACCAAATTCATCAATAAAGCCATTTGTGATTTTGAATACACCACCATAGGTGCCGATATCTTGACCCATAAGAACCAGCTCAGGGAATTTTTGCATGCTTTGCCTTAACCCATCGCTGATTGCATCAACAAATCTTTTCTCGCTGGTTTGATTGTGATCGGCTGCACTAGGATTGAAAGCAAAAGGCTTATAAAGGTCGCCGATTTCTTCTTCACTATAAGCTTCACTCTTCATTTCTGCAAAAGCACTTTCCAGTCCCTTTTCAATCTTTATTGAGATTTCATTGATAATCTTTGATTGGGATTTCGGATTTAAGACGCCCTCCGATATCAAGAAAGCTTCAAAGTTCTCCACAGGGTCTTTTGAGCTGCCTTCTTCGAAATAAGTTGTAGGTACGTACTTAGTGCCAGAAGCTTCTTCATGGCCCCGCATTCGATAGGTCATGGCTTCTACTAAAATGGGACGTGGTTTTTTGCGGATGTCTTTTGCCAGTTTGCTCAGACACTGGTAAGTCTCTAGAATATCATTGCCATCCACTTTGATGGCTTCCATCCCATAACCTGGGCCTTTATCAATAAACTGCTTAAATATGAATTGCTCCTCACTGGGAGTTGAAAGACCATAGCCATTGTGTTCTACTACAAAAATAACGGGAAGTTGCCAGACAGCAGCCACATTGAGTGCTTCGTGGAAGTCTCCCTCAGAAGTGGCACCATCTCCAGTAAAAACCAGTGTGGCCTTCGGATTTTTTTTGAGCTTATGGGCTAGGGCAATTCCATTGGCTACGGCCAGTTGAGGGCCGAGATGGGAAATCATTCCTACGATATGATGGGGTATTGATCCAAAATGAAATGATCGATCACGGCCTTTGGTAAAACCTGACTTTTTTCCTTGAAACTGGGCAAAGAGCCTTTCCAAAGGGATATCCCTACCTGTAAATACACCCAGATTTCGGTGCATGGGCAATATAAACTCGTCTTCTTCCAAGGCCTTCACCGCGGCAATGGATATGGCTTCCTGACCCCATCCGCTAAACCATTTGCTGATTTTTCCCTGCCTCAGGAGGATAAGCATTTTTTCTTCTATCTTTCTGGGAAGAAGCAAAGAGCGGTAGAGATCCAAAAGCGTTTTGTCATCCATGGATTTTCGGTCAAAGGTCATCTTGATAGTCTTATTGCTCATAGTATTGGGGCCATGCTTAGTCCAAAATAAGGGAAGATTATTTGAAAGCAAAGCTATT harbors:
- a CDS encoding DUF3244 domain-containing protein, whose protein sequence is MKALLTSIFVFGMIFLAKASEPETPAKESLMAVTMVEATNEKVNITFKVPVGKVIVSILDEDNKLLARNKYNAKTPMKIPYNLSELPEGDYSIKIKTKDEVAIYNVETEEKKVVFEMPIVAFGKASDNHTINLTVIGIEQAGTQVDIFDESNNKIASDHVKVEKGFERDYKITNRNVEGLYVRIKDAQGRKKYIYF
- a CDS encoding thiamine pyrophosphate-dependent enzyme translates to MSNKTIKMTFDRKSMDDKTLLDLYRSLLLPRKIEEKMLILLRQGKISKWFSGWGQEAISIAAVKALEEDEFILPMHRNLGVFTGRDIPLERLFAQFQGKKSGFTKGRDRSFHFGSIPHHIVGMISHLGPQLAVANGIALAHKLKKNPKATLVFTGDGATSEGDFHEALNVAAVWQLPVIFVVEHNGYGLSTPSEEQFIFKQFIDKGPGYGMEAIKVDGNDILETYQCLSKLAKDIRKKPRPILVEAMTYRMRGHEEASGTKYVPTTYFEEGSSKDPVENFEAFLISEGVLNPKSQSKIINEISIKIEKGLESAFAEMKSEAYSEEEIGDLYKPFAFNPSAADHNQTSEKRFVDAISDGLRQSMQKFPELVLMGQDIGTYGGVFKITNGFIDEFGKERVRNTPLCESAIIGTALGLSINGHKAMVEMQFADFVSCGFNQIVNNLAKIHYRWGQHADVVIRMPTGAGVGAGPFHSQSNEAWFFHTPGLKIVYPSSPFEAKGLLATALEDPNPYLFFEHKALYRAISEQVPDNYYTLEIGKANWVREGKDVSIITYGMGVHWAKAAMEEMDVNGDLLDLRTLLPWDKEAVRKTVEKTGKVIILHEDCLTGGIGGEIAAWIGEHCFESLDAPVMREASLDTPIPFSSNLEENFLPKNRFKEKLQRLLEY